In the genome of Aureimonas sp. OT7, one region contains:
- a CDS encoding aminotransferase class I/II-fold pyridoxal phosphate-dependent enzyme, translating to MGMQEWIAAGRAIAQGHLTRHGREARFTNAFEHRLAEMTGARHALAVSSGTAALISALVGAGIGPGDEVLVPAYTWMATAAAVVIVGAVPIFVDIDETLTIDPHDIERKITPYTRAIMPVHMGNAPCDMDSVMAIAARRGLVVIEDACQAVGVRYRGRYLGAIGDLGAYSFNKMKNMNIGEGGAVLTGNSRYFARARGYHDLGDLIRDHEKPLEEPALIGVNYKVTEIQTAMLSVQLKKVGPMLERMRKRRAMMAEILSGSSSFCVTPHNDSDNAVSLTLLAPSKEAAVELQARRGVWNRLRDSSKHVYTNWEPILAQRTSHPKLNPWAWANREIRYDRDMCSRTLDILDRTCVVNLGMNYPSALMRRIATGIVK from the coding sequence ATGGGAATGCAGGAGTGGATCGCCGCCGGCCGCGCGATCGCGCAGGGTCACCTGACGCGCCATGGCAGGGAGGCACGCTTCACCAACGCCTTCGAACATCGGCTGGCCGAGATGACCGGTGCCCGGCACGCGCTGGCGGTCTCGTCGGGAACGGCCGCGCTGATATCGGCGCTGGTCGGCGCAGGGATCGGGCCCGGTGACGAGGTTCTCGTGCCGGCCTATACATGGATGGCCACGGCCGCGGCCGTCGTCATTGTCGGCGCGGTGCCGATCTTCGTCGATATCGACGAAACGCTGACCATCGACCCCCACGACATCGAGCGCAAGATCACGCCCTATACGCGGGCCATCATGCCGGTCCACATGGGCAATGCGCCGTGCGACATGGATAGCGTCATGGCCATCGCCGCAAGGCGCGGACTGGTCGTCATCGAGGATGCCTGCCAGGCCGTCGGCGTCCGATACAGGGGGCGGTATTTGGGCGCGATCGGTGACCTCGGCGCCTACAGCTTCAACAAGATGAAGAACATGAATATCGGCGAAGGCGGTGCCGTGCTGACGGGCAACAGCCGCTATTTTGCCAGGGCCCGGGGTTACCACGACCTCGGTGACCTGATCCGCGACCACGAAAAGCCGCTCGAGGAACCGGCCCTCATCGGCGTCAACTACAAGGTAACCGAAATCCAGACCGCGATGCTGTCGGTGCAACTGAAGAAGGTCGGGCCCATGCTGGAGCGTATGCGCAAGCGGCGCGCCATGATGGCCGAGATCCTATCCGGCAGTTCCAGCTTCTGCGTGACGCCCCATAACGATTCCGACAACGCCGTCAGCCTGACGCTGCTGGCCCCGTCGAAGGAGGCGGCCGTCGAGTTGCAGGCGCGCCGTGGCGTGTGGAATCGCCTGCGCGACAGCTCGAAGCACGTCTATACGAACTGGGAGCCCATCCTTGCCCAGCGTACGTCCCACCCGAAGCTGAACCCCTGGGCCTGGGCGAACCGGGAAATCCGCTACGACCGTGACATGTGTTCCAGGACGCTCGACATACTGGACCGTACCTGCGTGGTGAACCTGGGGATGAACTATCCGTCCGCACTCATGCGCCGCATAGCGACCGGGATCGTCAAATGA
- a CDS encoding GGDEF domain-containing protein, protein MTTDASSERVVRISLMFAIVFGACLVGIFSRPVGLLAAFWPANAIVVGLFARYRKLGQPLEWVAVAAGFVAADLVTGSTISAALLLNAANLVGIAAGVVMLRGMSPQEFRLRRPNSVIKLAAAACVPAMITSTCGALASNALFGHALTASFAQWLSAEMTSYVAILPFIATFPHRWRRALRQHNSDRTSVRRLAAPTLTFGLCCLFGVVVGGPGAVFFPLPALLWFAISLPLFTNTIVLLLYLVLANVAIASGLVDMRVDLADARNIVSLRFALTLLILGPLAVSSISSSRLVLMRQLQKALATDSLTGALSRPEFLRRAGSAAAQARCAVLVLDVDRFKLINDTYGHAAGDAALRSFADAVRRALRDGDHFGRMGGEEFALILPNTRTREAFLFAERLREAISFMTIEMREVRAFGITVSIGLSSTEPGGNSLSDALQKADRLLYSAKKGGRNRVMSELVPA, encoded by the coding sequence ATGACGACAGATGCCTCCAGCGAGCGGGTCGTTCGCATTTCCCTGATGTTCGCGATCGTCTTCGGCGCGTGCCTCGTCGGCATATTCTCGCGCCCGGTCGGTCTTCTGGCCGCGTTCTGGCCAGCCAACGCCATCGTCGTCGGCCTGTTCGCCCGCTACCGCAAGCTCGGACAGCCGCTGGAATGGGTCGCGGTGGCCGCAGGCTTTGTGGCGGCGGACCTGGTAACCGGAAGCACGATCAGCGCCGCGCTGCTGCTGAACGCGGCCAACCTCGTCGGTATCGCAGCAGGTGTCGTCATGTTGCGTGGGATGTCGCCCCAGGAGTTTCGGCTTCGGCGCCCCAATTCCGTGATCAAGCTGGCAGCAGCAGCCTGCGTCCCGGCCATGATCACCTCGACCTGCGGCGCCCTGGCGTCCAATGCGCTTTTCGGTCATGCCCTGACCGCCTCTTTTGCACAGTGGCTTTCGGCCGAGATGACAAGCTACGTGGCCATCTTGCCCTTTATCGCGACGTTTCCCCATCGGTGGCGTCGCGCCCTGAGGCAGCACAACTCCGATCGGACGTCGGTGCGGCGCCTGGCGGCCCCGACACTGACATTCGGCTTGTGCTGCCTGTTCGGCGTCGTGGTCGGCGGGCCGGGAGCCGTTTTCTTTCCGCTTCCGGCATTGTTGTGGTTTGCGATCTCCCTGCCGCTCTTCACCAACACCATCGTCCTTCTTCTGTACCTGGTGCTTGCCAATGTCGCGATCGCCTCCGGGCTGGTCGATATGCGCGTCGATCTGGCCGACGCGCGCAATATCGTCTCGCTCCGGTTCGCGCTGACGCTGCTGATCCTCGGCCCTCTGGCCGTCTCGTCCATCAGCTCAAGCCGCCTGGTCCTGATGCGGCAGTTGCAGAAGGCGCTGGCAACGGACTCTCTGACGGGAGCCCTGTCTCGGCCGGAATTTCTGCGCCGCGCCGGCAGCGCTGCGGCGCAGGCACGATGCGCCGTCCTGGTGCTCGATGTCGACCGCTTCAAGTTGATCAACGACACCTACGGCCATGCGGCCGGCGATGCCGCCCTGCGCAGCTTCGCCGACGCCGTGCGCAGAGCGCTGCGCGACGGTGACCACTTCGGCCGCATGGGCGGCGAGGAATTTGCCCTCATCCTGCCGAACACGCGAACGCGCGAGGCTTTCCTGTTCGCGGAGAGGCTAAGAGAGGCGATATCCTTCATGACGATCGAGATGCGCGAGGTTCGCGCGTTCGGCATCACGGTCAGCATCGGCCTGAGCTCGACCGAACCGGGCGGAAACAGCCTGTCCGACGCGCTGCAGAAGGCCGACAGGCTTCTCTACTCGGCCAAGAAGGGCGGCCGCAACCGGGTGATGTCCGAGCTTGTCCCCGCCTGA
- a CDS encoding DUF1289 domain-containing protein, producing MESPCLNICTFDKRLGICTACRRTIDEIARWGSMSDAERAAIMAALPRRRR from the coding sequence ATGGAAAGTCCCTGCCTGAATATCTGCACCTTCGACAAGCGCCTTGGCATTTGCACGGCATGCCGGCGCACGATCGACGAGATCGCGCGTTGGGGCAGCATGAGCGATGCCGAGCGCGCCGCCATCATGGCGGCTCTTCCCCGCCGACGCCGGTAA
- the mmsB gene encoding 3-hydroxyisobutyrate dehydrogenase: MSMRIAFVGLGNMGLPMALNLEAAGYRVIGFDLAEGARAAAQDAGLPLATGLADAVADAQAVITMLPAGRHVIGVWTDLASLAAPGTLLVDCSTIDVDSAREAHRMAASAGMLSLDAPVSGGTVGAEAATLTLMCGGSAEAFSAAQPVLTRVGRRIVHCGAAGAGQAAKICNNMILGISMIGVAEAFVLAEKLGLSHQALFDVASTSSGQCWSLTTYCPVPGPVPGSPANRDYKPGFAAALMLKDLGLARAAAEGSGAATPLGHHAEEIYAAFDAAGGGGEDFSAVIKYLRDR, from the coding sequence ATGAGCATGCGGATCGCCTTCGTCGGCCTCGGCAATATGGGGCTGCCCATGGCCCTCAATCTGGAGGCGGCCGGCTATCGGGTCATCGGCTTCGATCTTGCGGAGGGCGCCCGCGCCGCCGCGCAGGATGCCGGACTGCCGCTGGCCACGGGGCTGGCCGATGCCGTGGCCGACGCACAGGCCGTCATCACCATGCTTCCGGCAGGCCGTCACGTCATCGGTGTCTGGACCGACCTTGCGTCGCTTGCTGCCCCGGGCACGCTGCTGGTCGACTGCTCGACCATCGATGTCGACAGCGCGCGCGAGGCCCACCGGATGGCCGCCTCGGCCGGCATGCTGTCGTTGGATGCGCCGGTATCCGGCGGCACGGTCGGCGCGGAAGCGGCCACGCTGACGCTCATGTGCGGGGGGTCGGCCGAAGCCTTCTCGGCCGCACAGCCCGTATTGACGCGCGTCGGCAGGCGGATCGTCCATTGCGGCGCCGCAGGTGCGGGGCAGGCGGCCAAGATCTGCAACAACATGATCCTCGGCATTTCGATGATTGGCGTGGCGGAAGCCTTCGTGCTGGCCGAGAAGCTGGGCCTGTCGCACCAGGCGCTGTTCGACGTGGCCTCGACGTCGTCCGGCCAATGCTGGTCCCTGACAACCTACTGCCCGGTGCCCGGGCCGGTGCCGGGTTCGCCGGCAAACCGCGACTACAAGCCCGGCTTCGCGGCCGCGCTGATGCTTAAGGATCTGGGGCTGGCGCGGGCGGCTGCGGAGGGGTCGGGGGCGGCGACGCCTTTGGGCCACCACGCCGAGGAAATCTACGCCGCGTTCGACGCCGCAGGCGGTGGCGGCGAAGATTTCTCGGCTGTGATCAAGTATCTGCGCGATCGCTGA
- a CDS encoding GMC family oxidoreductase N-terminal domain-containing protein, with the protein MTDTFDYIVVGGGTAGCTLANRLSAGTRSVLLLEAGGRDNYAWIHIPVGYLYCIGNPRTDWCFSTEAEAGLNGRALGYPRGKVLGGCSSINGMIYMRGQARDYDLWRQMGCEGWAWDDVLPLFRASEDYYAGADVMHGTGGEWRVETARLHWDILDAFREAAAQYGIPKIEDFNRGDNEGSSYFKVNQKRGVRWNTVKAFLRPAEKRPNLSVQTGAQVRRLLIEDGRAVGVEYEMGGAIRKAACRAEVVLSAGAIGSPHILELSGIGSGSVLREAGLETVVDRPAVGENLQDHLQLRCAYKVSGIRTLNERASTMGGKMMIGLEYAVSRSGPMSMAPSQLGVFTRSDPAFETANLQYHVQPLSLEKFGENVHSFPAFTASVCNLRPESRGSVHLRSPDHRQQPAIRPNYLSAEADKRVAADSIRITRAIVGQPALARYSPQEFKPGPSFETQEELERAAGDIGTTIFHPVGTCRMGSDPDSVVDPRLRVRGVDGLRVADASIMPTITSGNTNSPTVMIAEKAARMILAH; encoded by the coding sequence ATGACCGATACATTCGATTACATCGTCGTGGGCGGCGGTACCGCCGGCTGCACGCTCGCCAACCGGCTATCCGCCGGCACACGCAGCGTGTTGCTGCTGGAAGCGGGCGGGCGCGACAATTACGCCTGGATCCACATTCCGGTCGGCTATCTGTACTGCATCGGCAACCCGCGCACGGACTGGTGCTTTTCCACCGAGGCGGAGGCCGGCCTGAATGGCCGCGCGCTGGGCTATCCGCGTGGCAAGGTGCTGGGCGGCTGCTCGTCCATCAACGGCATGATCTACATGCGCGGCCAGGCCCGGGACTACGACCTGTGGCGCCAGATGGGCTGCGAGGGCTGGGCCTGGGACGACGTGCTGCCGCTGTTCCGCGCCAGCGAAGACTATTATGCCGGGGCCGACGTCATGCACGGTACGGGCGGCGAATGGCGTGTAGAAACCGCCAGGCTGCACTGGGATATCCTCGATGCCTTCCGCGAGGCGGCCGCGCAATACGGCATTCCGAAAATCGAGGATTTCAACCGCGGCGACAATGAAGGCTCGTCCTACTTCAAGGTCAACCAGAAGCGCGGCGTGCGCTGGAACACCGTCAAGGCATTCCTGCGGCCGGCCGAGAAGCGGCCGAACCTTTCCGTGCAGACAGGAGCGCAGGTGCGTCGCCTGTTGATCGAGGACGGACGCGCCGTCGGCGTGGAGTACGAGATGGGCGGCGCCATACGCAAGGCGGCCTGCCGTGCCGAGGTTGTCCTGAGTGCCGGTGCCATCGGCTCCCCGCACATCCTGGAACTGTCCGGGATCGGCAGCGGCAGCGTGCTCAGGGAAGCGGGCCTCGAGACGGTCGTCGACCGCCCGGCCGTCGGCGAGAACCTGCAGGACCACCTGCAACTGCGCTGTGCCTACAAGGTGTCGGGCATCCGCACGCTGAACGAGCGTGCCTCCACCATGGGCGGCAAGATGATGATCGGCCTGGAATATGCCGTATCGCGCTCGGGTCCGATGTCCATGGCGCCCAGCCAGCTCGGCGTCTTCACGCGGTCGGATCCGGCCTTCGAGACGGCCAACCTGCAATATCACGTGCAGCCCCTCAGTCTCGAGAAGTTCGGCGAGAACGTCCATTCCTTCCCGGCCTTCACCGCCAGCGTCTGCAACCTGCGGCCCGAAAGCCGGGGCAGCGTACATCTGCGGTCGCCCGACCACCGGCAGCAGCCGGCCATCCGCCCCAATTACCTGTCGGCGGAAGCGGACAAGCGCGTCGCTGCCGATTCCATTCGCATCACCCGGGCCATCGTCGGCCAGCCGGCGCTCGCACGCTACAGCCCGCAGGAGTTCAAGCCCGGTCCGTCCTTCGAGACCCAGGAAGAGCTCGAACGCGCTGCCGGCGATATCGGCACGACCATCTTTCACCCGGTCGGCACCTGCCGGATGGGAAGCGATCCGGATTCGGTGGTGGACCCGCGCCTTCGGGTCCGCGGCGTCGACGGCCTGCGCGTGGCCGACGCCTCGATCATGCCGACGATCACGTCCGGCAATACCAACTCGCCCACGGTCATGATCGCCGAAAAGGCGGCGCGCATGATCCTGGCGCACTAG
- a CDS encoding branched-chain amino acid ABC transporter permease, with translation MRLALLAIAIGALILAPMTLYPVFLMKLLCFALFASAFNLLLGYTGLLSFGHAAFFGGAAYFTAHAVKVWGLSPELGILVGMAGAALLGLVMGFLAIRRQGIYFAMVTLALAQMFFFFCLQAPFTHGEDGIQAVPRGMLFGFLDLGQSLNMYYFVLAVFLVGMFAIHRIVQSPFGMIMKSIRENENRAISLGYSVNSYKLAAFVMSATLAGLAGSVKALVFQFATLTDVAWQMSGEVILMTLLGGIGTMLGPFFGAAIVVTLQNYLATSSFPVTIITGLIFMVCVLVFRRGIVGEFQNSRFGRRIMERLGA, from the coding sequence ATGCGACTGGCGTTGCTGGCCATCGCGATCGGGGCCCTGATCCTCGCGCCGATGACCCTGTACCCGGTCTTCCTGATGAAGCTCCTGTGCTTCGCGCTCTTCGCATCGGCCTTCAACCTGCTGCTCGGCTATACCGGCCTCCTGTCCTTCGGGCATGCGGCCTTCTTCGGCGGGGCAGCCTATTTCACCGCCCATGCGGTGAAGGTCTGGGGCCTGTCGCCGGAACTCGGCATTCTCGTCGGCATGGCGGGCGCTGCGTTGCTGGGCCTCGTCATGGGCTTCCTGGCCATCCGCAGGCAGGGCATCTACTTTGCCATGGTGACGCTGGCGCTGGCGCAGATGTTCTTCTTTTTCTGCCTGCAGGCGCCCTTTACCCATGGCGAGGACGGCATCCAGGCGGTGCCGCGCGGCATGCTGTTCGGCTTCCTGGACCTCGGCCAGAGCCTGAACATGTACTATTTCGTGCTCGCGGTTTTCCTGGTCGGCATGTTCGCCATCCATCGCATCGTGCAATCGCCCTTCGGCATGATCATGAAGTCGATCCGTGAAAACGAAAACCGCGCGATCTCGCTCGGCTATTCGGTCAATTCCTACAAGCTCGCCGCCTTCGTGATGTCGGCGACGCTGGCCGGGCTGGCGGGCTCGGTCAAGGCGCTGGTCTTCCAGTTCGCGACGCTGACGGACGTCGCATGGCAGATGTCGGGCGAGGTGATCCTGATGACGCTGCTCGGCGGCATCGGCACCATGCTCGGCCCGTTCTTCGGGGCGGCCATCGTGGTGACACTTCAGAACTACCTTGCCACCTCGTCCTTCCCCGTCACCATCATTACCGGCCTGATCTTCATGGTGTGCGTGCTGGTGTTTCGCCGGGGCATCGTGGGCGAGTTCCAGAACTCCAGATTCGGCCGGCGCATCATGGAGCGCCTCGGCGCCTGA
- a CDS encoding branched-chain amino acid ABC transporter permease translates to MTMIFGVPVQALMGQLLVGLINGSFYAMLSLGLAVIFGLLRIINFAHGAQYMLGAFAGYLLLAYGGIGFWPSLVLAPLIVGLTGALIERLALSRLYDLDHLYGLLFTFGLALVLEGTFRYYSGASGQPYAPPPQLAGGTNLGFMFLPNYRGFIVVASLIVCLATWLLIEKTKLGAYLRAATENPTLVRAFGINVPLLLTFTYGLGAALAGLTGILAAPVYQVSPLMGSNIIIIVFAVVVVGGMGSIGGAIVTGYLLGLCEGLTKVFYPEASNIVVFVIMALVLLVRPAGLFGRA, encoded by the coding sequence ATGACCATGATCTTCGGCGTGCCCGTCCAGGCCCTGATGGGGCAATTATTGGTCGGGCTGATCAACGGCTCCTTCTATGCCATGCTCAGCCTTGGCCTTGCCGTCATCTTCGGCCTGTTGCGCATCATCAATTTCGCCCATGGCGCGCAATACATGCTCGGCGCTTTCGCCGGCTATCTTCTGCTGGCCTATGGCGGCATCGGTTTCTGGCCTTCGCTCGTCCTGGCGCCGCTGATCGTCGGCCTGACCGGCGCGTTGATCGAGAGGCTGGCTCTGTCGCGTCTCTACGACCTCGACCACCTCTACGGGCTGTTGTTCACCTTCGGCCTTGCGCTCGTGCTCGAAGGCACGTTCCGCTATTATTCCGGCGCATCCGGCCAGCCGTATGCGCCGCCGCCGCAACTGGCGGGCGGCACCAATCTCGGCTTCATGTTCCTGCCCAACTATCGCGGCTTCATCGTGGTCGCATCGCTGATCGTGTGCCTGGCAACCTGGCTGCTGATCGAGAAGACCAAGCTCGGGGCCTATCTGCGCGCCGCAACCGAAAATCCAACCCTGGTGCGTGCTTTCGGCATCAACGTGCCGCTGCTGCTCACCTTCACCTACGGCCTCGGCGCGGCGCTGGCCGGGCTGACGGGCATCCTCGCGGCGCCCGTCTACCAGGTCAGCCCCCTGATGGGCTCCAACATCATCATCATCGTCTTCGCCGTCGTGGTGGTGGGCGGCATGGGTTCCATCGGCGGGGCCATCGTCACCGGGTATCTGCTGGGGCTGTGCGAGGGGCTGACCAAGGTCTTCTATCCGGAGGCGTCCAACATCGTCGTCTTCGTCATCATGGCGCTGGTGCTGCTGGTACGGCCCGCCGGCCTGTTCGGGAGGGCCTGA
- a CDS encoding ABC transporter ATP-binding protein gives MSHAATSHRSTDAGPALLSVRGLNAWYGESHALHGVDLDIASGETITLIGRNGVGKTTTLRAIMGIIPKRTGTIRFDGRDMMPVPLHRTAHHGIGFVPEERGIFASLTVEENLTLPPVVGKGGMTLDEIYDLFPNLHERRASGGTKLSGGEQQMLAIARMLRSGVRLLLLDEPTEGLAPVIVERIGEILIELKKRGLTVLLVEQNFRFAARVADRFYLMDHGTVVDSFATRDLAHHQQRLNEVLGV, from the coding sequence ATGAGCCACGCCGCCACCTCCCATCGATCGACCGATGCCGGGCCGGCGCTCCTGTCGGTGCGCGGCCTGAACGCCTGGTACGGCGAAAGCCATGCGCTGCATGGCGTGGACCTGGACATCGCCAGCGGCGAGACGATCACGCTGATCGGCCGCAACGGCGTCGGCAAAACCACCACGCTGCGCGCCATCATGGGCATCATCCCGAAGCGCACCGGGACCATCCGCTTCGATGGCCGCGACATGATGCCGGTGCCATTGCATCGCACCGCGCATCACGGCATCGGCTTCGTGCCGGAAGAGCGCGGCATTTTCGCCTCGCTGACGGTAGAGGAAAACCTGACGCTGCCGCCAGTCGTCGGCAAGGGCGGCATGACCCTCGACGAAATCTACGATCTTTTCCCCAACCTGCACGAGCGGCGGGCCTCCGGCGGGACGAAACTGTCGGGTGGCGAGCAGCAGATGCTGGCGATCGCGCGCATGCTGCGGTCCGGCGTGCGGCTGCTGCTCCTGGACGAACCCACCGAGGGGCTGGCACCCGTGATCGTGGAGCGGATCGGCGAAATCCTGATCGAACTGAAGAAGCGCGGATTGACCGTCCTACTGGTGGAGCAGAATTTCCGCTTCGCGGCGCGGGTCGCCGACCGTTTCTACCTGATGGACCACGGCACGGTGGTGGACAGTTTTGCCACGCGGGATCTGGCCCATCACCAGCAACGCCTGAACGAAGTGCTGGGAGTCTGA
- a CDS encoding ABC transporter ATP-binding protein — translation MIDQPHPDGGAQAGEAGAVLLSCRGLRRDFGGFTAVNNVDLDVRHGEVHALIGPNGAGKTTVFNLLTKFLQPTRGQITFDGQDITRASPSAVARKGLVRSFQISATFPHLTVLENVRVALQRPRGLATQFWRPVSALDVLNARALELLEEVGLAEARNALAADLSYGRKRVLEIATTLALDPKVLLLDEPMAGMGQEDIGTVSELIRRVGRDRSVLMVEHNLKVVANLCQRITVLQRGEILAAGDYQTVSSDPRVRTAYMGTQE, via the coding sequence ATGATTGACCAGCCGCACCCGGACGGTGGGGCGCAAGCCGGCGAGGCAGGGGCTGTGCTCCTGTCCTGCCGCGGACTGCGTCGTGACTTCGGAGGGTTCACCGCCGTCAACAACGTCGATCTCGACGTGCGGCACGGAGAGGTCCATGCCCTTATCGGGCCGAACGGAGCCGGCAAGACCACGGTCTTCAACCTTTTGACCAAGTTCCTGCAGCCGACGCGCGGGCAGATCACCTTCGACGGCCAGGATATCACCCGTGCCTCGCCCTCCGCGGTGGCGCGCAAGGGGCTTGTCCGATCTTTCCAGATTTCGGCGACCTTTCCTCACCTGACCGTTCTCGAAAACGTCCGGGTGGCGCTACAGCGGCCGCGCGGTCTGGCCACCCAGTTCTGGCGGCCGGTATCCGCCCTCGACGTGTTGAACGCGCGGGCGCTGGAACTTCTTGAAGAAGTCGGGCTGGCGGAGGCGCGGAACGCGCTGGCCGCGGATCTGTCCTATGGGCGCAAACGCGTTCTCGAGATCGCAACCACACTGGCGCTCGACCCGAAGGTGCTGCTGCTCGACGAGCCGATGGCCGGCATGGGGCAGGAGGATATCGGCACGGTATCGGAGCTCATCCGGCGTGTCGGACGGGACCGCTCCGTCCTGATGGTGGAGCATAACCTCAAGGTCGTCGCCAATCTGTGCCAGCGGATCACCGTGCTCCAGCGCGGCGAGATCCTGGCGGCCGGTGACTACCAGACGGTGTCCAGCGATCCACGCGTCCGAACCGCCTATATGGGGACACAGGAATGA
- a CDS encoding ABC transporter substrate-binding protein has protein sequence MHKLSVLTAALLAAVAMPAMAQISDDVVKIGILNDQSGVYADFGGRWSYEAALMAVEDFGGTVNGAKIEVITADHQNKPDVASNIARQWYDTENVDTIMELTTSSVALAVQGLSKEKKKITMATGPATTALTGEQCSPYGFHWAYDTHALAVGTGGALVEQGGDTWFFLTADYAFGYSLEEQTTKFVTEHGGTVLGSVRHPLSNTDYSSFLLQAQASGAKVIGMANAGLDTANTVKQASEFGIVQGGQKLAALLFTLAEVHGLGLQAAQGITLTEGFYWDRDDESREFSQRFFERTQRMPNMVQAGTYSTVTQYLKAIQKAGTDETEAVAKALHEMPVDDVFGRGGKVLANGRMVYDMYLMEVKSPDESTKPWDYYKVLATIPGDQAYLSAEESGCPLVTQ, from the coding sequence ATGCACAAACTGTCCGTCCTGACCGCAGCCCTTCTGGCAGCCGTCGCCATGCCGGCGATGGCGCAGATATCCGACGATGTCGTCAAGATCGGCATCCTCAACGACCAGTCCGGCGTCTATGCCGATTTCGGCGGTCGCTGGTCTTACGAGGCGGCGCTGATGGCAGTGGAGGATTTCGGCGGAACGGTGAACGGCGCGAAGATCGAGGTGATCACCGCCGACCATCAGAACAAGCCGGATGTCGCCTCCAATATCGCCCGTCAGTGGTATGATACGGAAAATGTCGACACCATCATGGAGCTGACGACATCCTCGGTGGCGCTTGCGGTCCAGGGCCTGTCCAAGGAGAAGAAAAAGATCACCATGGCGACGGGGCCGGCCACGACGGCCCTGACCGGCGAGCAGTGCAGCCCCTACGGGTTCCATTGGGCCTACGACACCCACGCCCTGGCCGTCGGCACGGGCGGCGCACTGGTGGAGCAGGGCGGCGATACCTGGTTCTTTCTGACGGCGGACTACGCCTTCGGCTATTCGCTGGAAGAGCAGACGACGAAATTCGTGACCGAGCACGGGGGCACGGTGCTGGGATCGGTACGCCATCCGCTGTCCAATACCGACTATTCTTCCTTCCTGCTGCAGGCTCAGGCATCCGGCGCAAAGGTGATCGGCATGGCCAATGCAGGCCTGGATACTGCCAACACCGTCAAGCAGGCATCGGAATTCGGCATCGTGCAGGGTGGCCAGAAACTGGCGGCGCTCCTGTTCACGCTGGCGGAGGTGCATGGCCTCGGCCTGCAGGCCGCGCAGGGCATTACGCTGACCGAGGGGTTCTACTGGGACCGTGACGACGAAAGCCGCGAATTTTCGCAGCGCTTCTTCGAGCGCACGCAGCGCATGCCGAACATGGTGCAGGCGGGCACCTACTCCACCGTCACCCAATATCTCAAGGCGATCCAGAAGGCCGGCACCGACGAGACGGAGGCGGTCGCCAAGGCGCTGCATGAAATGCCGGTGGACGACGTGTTCGGGCGTGGCGGCAAGGTGCTGGCCAATGGGCGCATGGTCTACGACATGTACCTGATGGAGGTGAAGTCGCCGGACGAAAGCACCAAGCCCTGGGATTACTACAAGGTGCTTGCGACCATCCCGGGCGACCAGGCCTATCTGTCCGCCGAGGAAAGCGGCTGCCCGCTCGTGACGCAGTAA
- a CDS encoding LysR family transcriptional regulator — protein sequence MPGIGFDWDDLRYFLAVAQTGQLSSAARRLRSNHVTVSRRIDRLEQSLSLRLFERSPRGYTLTGVGERLVAHAQAMEQTADGLHEIISGEAAALRGVIRLSTPEGFGSFFLSSRLPDFASRNPGLLIEFMTLQQILSLSRREADISVALHPPAAGPYQVEKIARYRLLVYASRSYLERHPPIRSRAEAMEHPLAGYIDDMIFAPGLDYLRDILPGKRAGYQSSSIIAQLAAGLAGYGMTILPYFIARAYPQLVPVLPQELHIEREYWLSCREDLADAPRIRVVRDFIRGEAAAFEDMFMARPILQD from the coding sequence ATGCCGGGTATCGGGTTCGACTGGGACGACCTGCGTTATTTCCTGGCCGTGGCGCAGACCGGCCAGCTTTCGTCGGCGGCGCGGCGGCTGCGAAGCAATCACGTCACCGTATCTCGTCGGATCGACAGGCTCGAGCAGTCGTTATCGCTGCGCCTTTTCGAGCGCTCGCCGCGCGGCTACACGCTGACCGGTGTCGGAGAGCGTCTCGTCGCCCATGCGCAGGCGATGGAGCAGACCGCCGACGGTCTGCATGAGATCATCTCGGGCGAGGCGGCCGCCCTGCGCGGCGTCATCCGTCTATCGACCCCCGAAGGGTTCGGCAGCTTTTTCCTGTCGTCACGCCTGCCGGATTTCGCCTCGCGCAATCCCGGCCTCCTGATCGAGTTCATGACGCTGCAGCAGATCTTGTCGCTGTCCCGTCGCGAGGCCGATATTTCGGTCGCCCTGCATCCGCCGGCCGCCGGCCCCTATCAGGTCGAGAAGATCGCGCGCTATCGCCTGCTCGTCTATGCCAGCCGATCCTATCTGGAGCGGCACCCGCCAATCCGCAGCCGCGCCGAGGCGATGGAGCATCCCCTGGCGGGCTATATCGATGACATGATCTTTGCGCCGGGGCTGGACTATCTGCGCGACATCCTGCCCGGCAAACGCGCCGGCTACCAGAGTTCCAGCATCATCGCCCAGCTTGCCGCCGGGCTGGCGGGCTATGGCATGACGATCCTGCCCTACTTCATCGCGCGCGCCTATCCGCAGCTTGTGCCTGTCCTGCCGCAGGAGCTTCATATCGAACGGGAGTACTGGCTGTCGTGCCGCGAAGACCTTGCGGACGCGCCCCGCATCCGCGTCGTCCGCGACTTCATCCGAGGCGAGGCCGCCGCCTTCGAGGACATGTTCATGGCGCGCCCGATCCTGCAAGACTGA